In Streptosporangiales bacterium, a single genomic region encodes these proteins:
- a CDS encoding metalloregulator ArsR/SmtB family transcription factor, with protein MNAEPAVDLDLALRALADSNRRAILAVVRTGPRTVGQIAEEVGLSQQTTSHHLGVLHSAELASRTKDGTRHLFVVNTDGLAAVRSYLDDFWPTKLSALKTAIEAREKDDHG; from the coding sequence GTGAACGCAGAACCTGCTGTCGATCTCGACCTGGCGCTGCGGGCGCTGGCCGACTCGAACCGTCGGGCGATCCTGGCCGTGGTGCGGACCGGGCCGCGCACCGTAGGCCAGATCGCCGAAGAAGTCGGCCTGTCGCAGCAGACGACCTCTCACCACCTCGGCGTCCTTCACTCGGCGGAGTTGGCGAGCCGCACCAAGGACGGCACTCGGCATCTGTTCGTGGTGAACACGGACGGGCTGGCGGCGGTGCGGTCATATCTGGACGACTTCTGGCCGACGAAGCTTTCGGCCCTCAAGACCGCGATCGAAGCACGCGAGAAAGACGATCATGGCTGA
- a CDS encoding cupin domain-containing protein: MPVVTGDAVRFAELPGRLSADPLAGDLRDAAHDASASVRVVRIAPGSPRTPHRHPRSAEVTWIAEGEGIAWEDGTRTPVAAGDLILLPAGVPHATLPGPSGLVLVCFFPDPDLATNTEELDAPLLTWTPPP; the protein is encoded by the coding sequence GTGCCGGTCGTCACGGGCGACGCGGTGCGGTTCGCCGAACTGCCCGGCCGGCTGTCGGCCGACCCGCTGGCCGGCGACCTGCGCGATGCGGCGCACGACGCCTCGGCGAGCGTGCGTGTCGTCCGCATCGCGCCCGGATCCCCTCGCACGCCCCACCGCCACCCGCGCAGCGCCGAGGTGACCTGGATCGCGGAGGGAGAGGGGATCGCCTGGGAGGACGGCACCCGCACGCCGGTGGCGGCGGGCGACCTGATCCTGCTCCCCGCGGGCGTCCCGCACGCGACGCTGCCGGGACCGTCCGGCCTGGTGCTCGTGTGCTTCTTCCCCGACCCCGACCTCGCCACCAACACCGAGGAGCTCGACGCCCCGCTCCTGACCTGGACGCCGCCGCCCTGA
- a CDS encoding SRPBCC domain-containing protein, which yields MAEYETSIEVDAPPEVVFEYLTTDVGMTAWMGQHASLDPRPGGGFAVDIAGYAIRGEYLHVEPPTRVVVSWGIVGTSDLPAGASTVEFRLTAIEHGTRVELIHSNLPDTALAGHKDGWEHFVPRLRIAASGGDPGPDPWHPVDG from the coding sequence ATGGCTGAGTACGAGACCTCGATCGAGGTCGATGCGCCGCCGGAGGTGGTGTTCGAGTATCTGACCACCGACGTCGGCATGACCGCGTGGATGGGCCAGCACGCCAGCCTCGACCCGCGTCCAGGGGGAGGGTTCGCCGTCGATATCGCGGGGTATGCGATCAGGGGCGAGTACCTGCACGTCGAACCGCCCACCCGCGTGGTCGTTTCGTGGGGCATCGTGGGAACCTCGGACCTCCCGGCTGGAGCCTCGACCGTCGAGTTCCGGCTGACCGCGATCGAGCACGGCACGCGCGTCGAACTGATCCACTCGAACCTGCCCGACACCGCACTGGCCGGCCACAAGGACGGTTGGGAGCACTTCGTGCCCCGGTTGCGGATCGCCGCCTCCGGTGGAGACCCCGGCCCGGACCCCTGGCACCCGGTCGACGGGTGA
- a CDS encoding ABC transporter permease subunit: protein MLFPLGHSFWISLFDWNGQTLATWVGVGNYVDLVTDGELLASFRHALTLIVFYSVLPIVLALGLTATMSRARVRGLTFFRTALFLPQVIAMVVVATAWSAIYAPDGVLNVVLRAFGLDVLTRAWLGDFTWALPAVGLIGTWFEIGLAVVLFMAGVQRIPVELYEAARLDGAGSIREFFAITLPSLRGEISVALTLTIVAALRTFDLVYVATNGGPARETSVPAFEVYHRAFETNEVGSACAIGVTLALVILVLTVLVNRLAERES from the coding sequence ATGCTGTTCCCGCTCGGCCACAGCTTCTGGATCTCGCTGTTCGACTGGAACGGCCAGACCCTCGCGACCTGGGTCGGCGTCGGCAACTACGTCGACCTCGTCACCGACGGAGAGCTGCTCGCGTCGTTCCGGCACGCGCTCACCCTCATCGTCTTCTACTCCGTGCTGCCCATCGTGCTCGCCCTCGGCCTCACCGCCACGATGTCGCGCGCCCGCGTACGCGGCCTCACCTTCTTCCGCACCGCGCTGTTCCTGCCGCAGGTGATCGCCATGGTCGTCGTCGCGACGGCGTGGAGCGCGATCTACGCGCCCGACGGCGTGCTCAACGTCGTTCTGCGCGCGTTCGGCCTCGACGTCCTCACCAGGGCCTGGCTCGGCGACTTCACCTGGGCGCTGCCGGCGGTCGGACTCATCGGCACCTGGTTCGAGATCGGCCTCGCCGTCGTCCTGTTCATGGCCGGCGTCCAGCGCATTCCCGTCGAGCTGTACGAGGCGGCGCGCCTCGACGGCGCCGGATCCATCCGGGAGTTCTTCGCCATCACCCTGCCGTCGCTGCGCGGCGAGATCAGCGTCGCGCTGACACTCACCATCGTCGCCGCACTGCGGACGTTCGACCTCGTCTACGTCGCCACCAACGGGGGGCCGGCGAGGGAGACGAGCGTGCCCGCATTCGAGGTCTACCACCGGGCGTTCGAGACCAACGAGGTCGGCTCGGCCTGCGCGATCGGCGTCACACTCGCGCTCGTCATCCTGGTGCTGACCGTCCTGGTCAACCGACTCGCGGAACGAGAGAGCTAG
- a CDS encoding dTMP kinase, whose amino-acid sequence MGVQGAVVASHDLRGLLRFTSFRRLWVSLGFSSLGDWLGFLATTALAASYGGENYMLANFAVGGVLILRMLPALVLGPIAGVWVDRFDRRRLMVVSDIVRFAMYASIPIVGTWWWLFVATLVTECASIFWNPAKEATVPNLLPRERLEAANQLSLVTTYGSAPIAAAIFTFLATASSLLGRTWNDFFETNPVHLALYVNAATFLFAAFTVFRMKDIPRTRHEHETQPGVARQITEGWAYVGRTRLVRGLVIGMLGAFAAGGAVIGVGRVYVGRMDAGDAAYGVLFGTVFVGLATGMFVGPRLLRGFSRRRLFGLCLVGAGVMLVAVALINELVLAVIFVLLVGAFAGMAWVVGYTLVGLEVDDRLRGRTFAFLQTMVRIVLIAVLALAPLIAGAIGAHDIRVLDFLLRFDGSNAVILLAAVLAFGMGIVSFRQMDDRRGVPIWRDLLGAFRGQLTAPEAEPRTGVFVAFEGGDGSGKSTQVALLGDWLRAAGHEVVSTREPGNTAVGGKLRALLLDPATGDLDARAEAMLYAADRAQHVAEVVKPALARGAVVASDRYADSSRAYQGAGRELSEDDVGRLSEWATSGLVPDLTVVLDIAPDVAAARRSGAADRLEQESLDFHERVRRSFLDLAGREPERYLVVDASQSPDAVAAAVRARLEPRLPAVEPEPRPETSPTSHGTTWPNDGNAPLRPR is encoded by the coding sequence GTGGGAGTGCAGGGCGCCGTCGTGGCGTCCCACGACCTGCGCGGCCTGCTCAGGTTCACGTCGTTCCGCCGACTGTGGGTGTCGCTGGGCTTCTCCAGCCTCGGCGACTGGCTGGGGTTCCTCGCGACCACGGCGCTCGCCGCGTCGTACGGCGGCGAGAACTACATGCTCGCCAACTTCGCCGTCGGCGGCGTGCTCATCCTGCGCATGCTGCCCGCCCTGGTGCTCGGCCCGATCGCGGGCGTGTGGGTCGACAGGTTCGACCGGCGCAGGCTGATGGTCGTCAGCGACATCGTCCGGTTCGCCATGTACGCGTCGATCCCGATCGTGGGCACCTGGTGGTGGCTGTTCGTCGCGACGCTCGTCACCGAGTGCGCGTCGATCTTCTGGAACCCCGCCAAGGAGGCGACGGTCCCCAACCTGCTGCCCCGCGAACGCCTCGAGGCCGCCAACCAGCTCAGCCTGGTCACCACCTACGGCAGCGCGCCCATCGCCGCGGCCATCTTCACCTTCCTCGCGACCGCGAGCAGCCTGCTCGGGCGCACCTGGAACGACTTCTTCGAGACCAACCCCGTCCACCTCGCCCTGTACGTCAACGCGGCGACCTTCCTCTTCGCGGCCTTCACCGTCTTCCGGATGAAGGACATCCCGCGCACCAGGCACGAGCACGAGACGCAGCCGGGCGTGGCCAGGCAGATCACGGAGGGCTGGGCGTACGTCGGCCGCACGAGACTCGTCCGCGGGCTCGTCATCGGCATGCTCGGCGCGTTCGCCGCGGGCGGTGCCGTCATCGGCGTCGGCCGGGTGTACGTCGGCCGCATGGACGCCGGCGACGCGGCGTACGGCGTGCTGTTCGGCACGGTGTTCGTGGGCCTCGCGACGGGCATGTTCGTCGGGCCGCGGCTGCTGCGCGGGTTCAGCAGGCGGCGGCTGTTCGGCCTGTGCCTCGTCGGTGCGGGCGTGATGCTCGTCGCCGTCGCGCTCATCAACGAGCTGGTGCTCGCGGTGATCTTCGTCCTGCTCGTCGGCGCGTTCGCCGGCATGGCCTGGGTCGTCGGCTACACACTCGTCGGGCTCGAGGTCGACGATCGGCTGCGCGGGCGCACGTTCGCTTTCCTGCAGACGATGGTGCGCATCGTCCTCATCGCGGTGCTGGCGCTGGCGCCGCTGATCGCCGGCGCGATCGGCGCGCACGACATCCGGGTGCTCGACTTCCTGCTGCGCTTCGACGGCTCCAACGCGGTGATCCTGCTGGCCGCGGTGCTCGCGTTCGGCATGGGCATCGTGTCGTTCCGGCAGATGGACGACCGGCGCGGCGTGCCGATCTGGCGTGACCTGCTCGGAGCGTTCCGCGGGCAGCTGACCGCTCCGGAGGCGGAGCCGCGTACCGGGGTCTTCGTCGCGTTCGAGGGCGGCGACGGGTCGGGCAAGTCGACCCAGGTGGCGCTGCTCGGCGACTGGCTGCGCGCGGCCGGACACGAGGTCGTCAGCACGCGGGAGCCGGGCAACACCGCCGTCGGCGGCAAGCTGCGCGCGCTGCTGCTCGACCCGGCGACGGGCGACCTCGACGCGCGCGCGGAGGCGATGCTGTACGCCGCCGACCGCGCGCAGCACGTCGCCGAGGTCGTGAAGCCGGCGCTGGCGCGTGGCGCGGTCGTCGCGTCCGACAGGTACGCCGACTCCTCGCGGGCGTACCAGGGCGCGGGACGCGAGCTGTCGGAGGACGACGTCGGCCGCCTCTCGGAGTGGGCGACGAGCGGGCTCGTCCCCGACCTCACGGTGGTCCTCGACATCGCGCCCGACGTCGCGGCGGCCCGCCGGAGCGGTGCGGCCGACCGCCTCGAGCAGGAGTCGCTCGACTTCCACGAGCGAGTTCGCAGGAGCTTCCTCGACCTCGCCGGCCGCGAGCCCGAGCGCTACCTGGTGGTCGACGCGTCCCAGTCGCCCGACGCGGTCGCCGCCGCCGTCCGCGCCCGCCTCGAGCCCCGGCTGCCGGCGGTCGAGCCCGAGCCCAGGCCCGAGACTTCGCCCACGTCACATGGCACCACCTGGCCGAATGACGGGAATGCCCCACTTCGCCCCCGGTAG
- a CDS encoding extracellular solute-binding protein, which produces MHRRVRPGRRPRTRRLVAAVAALTAVAVGASCTPGSPTQGSETPRQPRSAVSTDPSKAGKVTLTVWDQEVRGSQNVAMTNLNNEFMKKYPNITIKRVAKSFTDLKTTLKLALSDDNPPDVVQANQGYPDMGTFVDAGMLQRLDPYANAYGWRKRYSKTLLDLNSFTPNGKQFGQGYLYGISQTGEIVGVYYNKKKLAALGLAQPKTWGEFTKQLATIKSKGELPIMFGNKDAFPAIHTYGMIQNRTNPQQEIVDTVFTRPGKKWDTTGNENAAATMQDWVEKGYFSEGANGLGYDQAAADFANGKGVFLMTGTWLYADLAKTMKKDLGFMPPPPVKAGGVPYATGGQGLSWSITSRSEHSDVAGAYLDFITSPHAADVVTKAGGLPAIAPESAKPEAGTALAQIFTEWTRLNDANGLVPYLDYTTPNFYDTLSVQLQRLIGEKATPQQCIGEMQKDYGDFQAHK; this is translated from the coding sequence GTGCACCGGAGGGTCCGTCCCGGTAGGCGACCACGCACCCGCCGCCTCGTGGCCGCCGTGGCCGCGCTGACCGCGGTCGCCGTCGGCGCCTCGTGCACTCCCGGGTCGCCCACCCAGGGCAGCGAGACCCCCCGCCAGCCGCGCTCGGCGGTGTCGACGGACCCGTCCAAGGCCGGCAAGGTCACGCTCACGGTCTGGGACCAGGAGGTCCGCGGCAGCCAGAACGTCGCGATGACCAACCTCAACAACGAGTTCATGAAGAAGTACCCGAACATCACGATCAAGCGCGTGGCGAAGTCGTTCACCGACCTCAAGACCACGCTGAAGCTCGCGCTCTCCGACGACAACCCGCCCGACGTCGTGCAGGCCAACCAGGGCTACCCCGACATGGGCACGTTCGTCGACGCCGGCATGCTGCAGCGCCTCGACCCGTACGCCAATGCGTACGGCTGGCGCAAGCGCTACTCCAAGACCCTCCTCGACCTCAACAGCTTCACGCCGAACGGCAAGCAGTTCGGCCAGGGCTACCTGTACGGGATCAGCCAGACCGGCGAGATCGTCGGCGTCTACTACAACAAGAAGAAGCTCGCCGCGCTCGGCCTGGCGCAGCCGAAGACGTGGGGCGAGTTCACCAAGCAGCTCGCCACCATCAAGTCCAAGGGCGAGCTGCCGATCATGTTCGGCAACAAGGATGCGTTCCCCGCGATCCACACGTACGGCATGATCCAGAACCGCACCAACCCGCAGCAGGAGATCGTCGACACCGTCTTCACCCGGCCGGGCAAGAAGTGGGACACCACCGGCAACGAGAACGCCGCGGCCACGATGCAGGACTGGGTCGAGAAGGGCTACTTCAGCGAGGGCGCGAACGGCCTCGGCTACGACCAGGCCGCGGCCGACTTCGCCAACGGCAAGGGCGTCTTCCTGATGACCGGTACCTGGCTCTACGCCGACCTCGCGAAGACGATGAAGAAGGACCTCGGCTTCATGCCGCCGCCGCCGGTGAAGGCGGGCGGCGTCCCGTACGCCACCGGTGGGCAGGGCCTGTCGTGGTCGATCACCTCGCGGTCGGAGCACTCCGACGTGGCGGGGGCGTACCTCGACTTCATCACCAGCCCGCACGCGGCCGACGTCGTGACGAAGGCGGGCGGCCTACCGGCGATCGCGCCCGAGTCCGCCAAGCCGGAGGCCGGCACGGCGCTGGCGCAGATCTTCACCGAGTGGACGCGGCTGAACGACGCCAACGGGCTCGTGCCGTACCTCGACTACACCACGCCGAACTTCTACGACACGCTCTCGGTGCAGCTGCAGCGCCTCATCGGCGAGAAGGCCACACCGCAGCAGTGCATCGGCGAGATGCAGAAGGACTACGGCGATTTCCAGGCCCACAAGTAG
- a CDS encoding nuclear transport factor 2 family protein — MTQTSTRAIVQEYHRAWTSGDIDGAMALVAVDVTCRAPGEDLTGKDAYREYIAGFAPMLTRVADIADFADRERVALFYYPQTATTTTAPAGECFTVRDGKIVESVLVFDRLSFGPPTEA, encoded by the coding sequence ATGACACAGACCTCCACGCGCGCGATCGTTCAGGAATACCACCGGGCATGGACGAGCGGTGACATCGACGGGGCCATGGCTCTGGTTGCGGTTGACGTCACCTGTCGTGCCCCGGGTGAGGACCTTACCGGCAAGGATGCCTACCGCGAATACATCGCAGGCTTCGCTCCCATGCTCACGAGAGTGGCGGATATCGCCGACTTCGCGGACCGAGAGCGCGTCGCCCTGTTCTACTACCCGCAGACCGCCACGACCACGACCGCGCCCGCCGGTGAGTGTTTCACCGTCCGCGACGGCAAGATCGTCGAGAGCGTCCTGGTGTTCGACCGCCTCTCGTTCGGACCGCCGACAGAGGCGTAA
- a CDS encoding alpha/beta fold hydrolase, which translates to MGATGDGGHFDALADQLADEFMVVSYDRRGNGRSSVPDNWQTTSPEEQADDAAALLNALGTGPAAVLGTSGGGNFALCLMIRHPGSVRGAILHEPGLFALVDNIDAVPAPVRALVQKAMEVGGPPAAVEQFWCHVAGDDGWDRLAPALRERLRDTASTLFGIELGTYELYMPDGETLAAIAVPVRLIVSEDGLPVFAEIAGRLGKRLGVDVATVPGTHATYHDHPHELAEAIRPFLREVSGLRV; encoded by the coding sequence ATGGGAGCGACGGGAGACGGCGGCCATTTCGACGCGCTCGCCGACCAGTTGGCCGATGAGTTCATGGTCGTCAGCTATGACCGGCGCGGCAACGGGCGTAGTTCCGTTCCCGACAATTGGCAGACGACATCGCCAGAGGAGCAGGCCGACGACGCGGCGGCCCTGTTGAACGCGCTCGGGACCGGTCCTGCGGCGGTCCTCGGTACGAGCGGTGGCGGGAACTTCGCGCTCTGTCTCATGATCCGTCACCCCGGATCGGTGCGCGGCGCAATCCTGCACGAGCCGGGGTTGTTTGCCTTGGTCGACAACATCGACGCGGTTCCAGCCCCGGTGAGGGCGTTGGTCCAGAAAGCGATGGAAGTCGGCGGGCCGCCCGCTGCGGTGGAGCAGTTCTGGTGCCACGTGGCCGGGGACGACGGCTGGGACCGGCTCGCACCTGCCCTTCGTGAGCGCCTGCGCGACACCGCCAGCACGTTGTTCGGGATCGAGCTGGGGACCTACGAGCTGTACATGCCCGACGGTGAGACGTTGGCCGCCATCGCCGTGCCGGTGCGCCTGATCGTCAGCGAGGACGGTCTTCCCGTCTTCGCGGAGATCGCCGGCCGTCTCGGCAAGCGTCTTGGCGTGGATGTCGCCACCGTCCCGGGCACGCACGCGACCTATCACGACCACCCTCACGAGCTCGCGGAGGCCATCCGCCCATTTCTCCGTGAGGTCAGTGGGCTGAGAGTCTAA
- a CDS encoding extracellular solute-binding protein, which translates to MTLAAACAPGSNSEQPSKKPTSAVSTDVAKAGKVTLNVWDQEVRGGQHEAVEQLNKEFQEKYPNVTIKRTSKSFEDLKTTLKLALNGENPPDVVQANQGYPDMGAFVEAGMLTSLKPYADVYKWNDRYSKTLLNLNSFTDDGKTFGQGNLYGVSQTGEIVGIFYSKKKLAKLGVSEPKTWGEFTKQLGTAKSKGETPIVFGNKDQFPAIHTFGVLQNRNNPQQEIVDTIFSRDGKTWDTPGNEKAAATLQDWVKKGYVSKGANGLGYDQAGADFAKGEGVFLMTGTWLYADLAKTMKKDLGFIAPPPVKAGEPAYTTGGQGLSWSVTSKSKNQDVAAAYLDFITNPHAADVITESGGLPAIAPESAKPEAGTALEQIFADWKTLNETDSLVPYLDYTTPDFYDTLSVQLQRLIGEKATPKQCVAAVQKDYASFQEGK; encoded by the coding sequence ATGACCCTGGCAGCAGCGTGCGCGCCCGGGTCGAACTCCGAGCAGCCGTCCAAGAAGCCCACGTCCGCGGTGTCGACCGACGTCGCCAAGGCCGGCAAGGTCACCCTGAACGTGTGGGACCAGGAGGTCCGCGGCGGGCAGCACGAGGCCGTGGAGCAGCTCAACAAGGAGTTCCAGGAGAAGTACCCGAACGTCACCATCAAGCGCACGTCGAAGTCGTTCGAAGACCTCAAGACCACCCTGAAGCTCGCGCTCAACGGCGAGAACCCGCCCGACGTCGTGCAGGCGAACCAGGGCTACCCCGACATGGGTGCGTTCGTCGAGGCCGGCATGCTGACGTCGCTGAAGCCGTACGCCGACGTGTACAAGTGGAACGACAGGTACTCCAAGACGCTGCTCAACCTGAACAGCTTCACCGACGACGGCAAGACGTTCGGCCAGGGCAACCTGTACGGCGTCAGCCAGACCGGTGAGATCGTCGGCATCTTCTACAGCAAGAAGAAGCTCGCCAAGCTCGGCGTGTCCGAGCCGAAGACCTGGGGCGAGTTCACCAAGCAGCTCGGCACGGCGAAGAGCAAGGGCGAGACGCCGATCGTGTTCGGCAACAAGGACCAGTTCCCCGCGATCCACACCTTCGGCGTGCTGCAGAACCGGAACAACCCCCAGCAGGAGATTGTCGACACGATCTTCAGTCGCGACGGCAAGACGTGGGACACCCCGGGCAACGAGAAGGCCGCGGCCACCCTGCAGGACTGGGTGAAGAAGGGCTACGTCAGCAAGGGTGCCAACGGTCTCGGTTACGACCAGGCGGGTGCCGACTTCGCCAAGGGCGAGGGCGTCTTCCTGATGACCGGCACCTGGCTCTACGCCGACCTCGCGAAGACGATGAAGAAGGATCTCGGCTTCATCGCCCCGCCCCCGGTCAAGGCCGGCGAGCCCGCGTACACGACCGGCGGCCAGGGCCTGTCCTGGTCGGTCACGTCGAAGTCCAAGAACCAGGACGTGGCGGCCGCGTACCTCGACTTCATCACCAACCCGCACGCCGCGGACGTGATCACCGAGTCCGGCGGGCTGCCGGCGATCGCGCCGGAGTCGGCGAAGCCCGAGGCGGGCACCGCGCTCGAGCAGATCTTCGCCGACTGGAAGACGCTCAACGAGACCGACAGCCTGGTGCCGTACCTCGACTACACGACGCCGGACTTCTACGACACGCTCTCGGTGCAGCTGCAGCGCCTCATCGGCGAGAAGGCGACACCGAAGCAGTGCGTCGCGGCCGTCCAGAAGGACTACGCGTCGTTCCAGGAAGGCAAGTAG
- a CDS encoding ABC transporter permease subunit, protein MQTSRIEQLATYVILVLFTVIALFPLVGIALSAVAPPEDAIGGFSIPSGIHLQNFAEAWVRGNFSRYLANSLFVGLTVVAVTAVLATMAGYAFGTMRFRFATPLFYLFLLGLMVPQEAIVVPLFYDLRDLGLTDTYWALILPQIAQSLSFGTFWMRTYFRSSPRALIEAARLDGASSWTTLWRILLPMGRPALTTMVVLVFMWTWNEFFLALVMVPSNEDLRTAPLGLAFFQGQHSSDFALLAAASVIVAAPVVIAYIVLQRRFIAGMLSGAIRE, encoded by the coding sequence GTGCAGACGTCCCGGATCGAGCAGCTGGCGACGTACGTCATCCTCGTGCTGTTCACCGTGATTGCACTGTTCCCGCTCGTCGGCATCGCGTTGTCGGCGGTGGCTCCGCCCGAGGACGCCATCGGCGGGTTCAGCATCCCGAGCGGGATACACCTGCAGAACTTCGCCGAGGCCTGGGTGCGCGGCAACTTCTCCCGCTACCTGGCGAACAGCCTGTTCGTCGGCCTCACCGTCGTCGCGGTCACCGCGGTGCTCGCCACGATGGCGGGATACGCGTTCGGCACGATGCGCTTCCGGTTCGCGACGCCGCTGTTCTACCTGTTCCTGCTCGGCCTGATGGTGCCGCAGGAGGCGATCGTCGTCCCGCTGTTCTACGACCTGCGCGACCTCGGCCTCACCGACACCTACTGGGCGCTGATCCTGCCCCAGATCGCCCAGTCCCTGTCGTTCGGCACGTTCTGGATGCGCACGTACTTCCGCAGCTCCCCACGCGCGCTCATCGAGGCCGCGCGGCTCGACGGTGCGTCGAGCTGGACGACCCTGTGGCGCATCCTGCTGCCGATGGGGCGCCCGGCTCTCACCACGATGGTCGTGCTCGTCTTCATGTGGACGTGGAACGAGTTCTTCCTCGCCCTGGTGATGGTGCCGAGCAACGAGGACCTACGCACCGCGCCGCTCGGCCTGGCGTTCTTCCAGGGTCAGCACTCCTCCGACTTCGCGCTGCTCGCGGCGGCCTCGGTGATCGTCGCCGCGCCCGTCGTGATCGCGTACATCGTGCTGCAGCGGCGCTTCATCGCCGGCATGCTCTCCGGCGCGATCCGCGAGTAG
- a CDS encoding protein phosphatase — MTWEPTAAGVLRLPSGRLVRGRTLRRPLPAGPQPAFALYLSGRRPPPVAWESRWLRWPDFRLPSDRPAAIAALRETWTRAETERVEIACGGGRGRTGTALACLAVLDGVPHHEAVAYVREHYDRHAVETPWQRRFVSHFQVSP, encoded by the coding sequence GTGACATGGGAGCCCACCGCGGCAGGGGTGCTGCGCCTGCCCTCCGGCCGGCTCGTCCGTGGCCGCACCCTGCGCCGGCCGCTCCCCGCCGGCCCGCAGCCCGCCTTCGCGCTCTACCTGTCAGGCCGCCGGCCGCCGCCCGTCGCCTGGGAGAGCCGATGGCTACGCTGGCCCGACTTCCGGCTCCCGTCCGACCGCCCGGCAGCCATCGCCGCCCTGCGCGAGACCTGGACCCGCGCCGAGACCGAACGCGTCGAGATCGCCTGCGGCGGCGGCCGCGGACGCACCGGCACCGCGCTGGCCTGCCTGGCCGTGCTCGACGGAGTACCCCACCACGAGGCCGTCGCCTACGTCCGCGAGCACTACGACCGGCACGCCGTCGAGACACCTTGGCAACGCCGCTTCGTCTCCCACTTTCAGGTGTCGCCGTAG